The Macaca nemestrina isolate mMacNem1 chromosome 15, mMacNem.hap1, whole genome shotgun sequence genome segment CTTTTCTCTTCAGGATCCCTGCTGCCTTGGTGATCCCGGGCTGACAGCCAGAGAGCACAGCGGCTCAGCTCCTGGAGAGTGAGGGTTGAAGAAAGCGGAGGGCAGCCGCCTGCGCCCGCTGGCTCCCATTAGGTCGGTTCCTGCAGCGGTGCCCGGCAGCCTTGGTGAAGGCCCTGCCCGGCAGAGATCATGTATTGCCTCCAGTGGCTGCTGCCCGTCCTCCTCATCCCCAAGCCCCTCAACCCCGCCCTGTGGTTCAGCCACTCCATGTTCATGGGCTTCTACCTGCTCAGCTTCCTCCTGGAACGGAAGCCTTGCACAATTTGTGCCTTGGTTTTCCTGGCAGCCCTTTTCCTTATCTGCTATAGCTGCTGGGGAAACTGTTTCCTGTACCACTGCTCCGATTCACCGCTTCCAGAATCGGCGCATGATCCCGGCGTTGTGGGCACCTAACGGCCTGCCCTGTTAGCTTTCCAAGGAAGCAGAAGACGGGAGGGGAGGCATTGACATAGGTCATAAAGCATTGGAGTTTCAAATCCCGCAGCCTCGCGGGTGTCACATTCCTGACGGCGCCTTTTTGGCCTGTGATGTTTTATCCTTATAATGTGAATAATGGCACTGACCGGTGCTTTTATTGTAAAGTCCTATAGTCGTGGGTGGTCTTGTGGTTGTGTGTGTTCTGTCCCCATCTAGGTCCTGGCTGGCCGCATGGCCACCCCCCTCGCCTCATTACTGCGAGGAGTCTGGGCCCATCCTGGTCAACTGCCCCAATGTGACCTGGGGCAGATAAAATGCCAGTCTCATTGTCACCTCTGTGATCCCTCCTTGTCAGGGTCTCCTTCCTTCCCAGAATGTTACTGACTCAGTCCCTCTCCTGGTTTCCCTTTACTTCTCTTCtacccttttcctttttttgggggAGTACCTGTCCAAGACAGGGCTCATTTTTGCACTTATCTCAAATTTGAAGAGATTGCTGACGCCCGAGAGCCTCGCTTTTTCATCCTTCTTTCCTTGTTCAGCAGGCTAGACAGAAACATGTCTTGACTGTTTGTTGTCCACAAATCTTCAGTATTTTCTCCGCttcatttttaagaaaggaaGCAACAGATAGATGTTGCTCTTTCACCTGGGTGTCTGGGCTCATGCTTTCCTGCCCAGCCTCACTTCCTTTgcccttcctcctgcctttctcAACTGTTCCAAGGAGGGGGGCCTCATTGTGTCTCCCGTGCATGCTCTGCAGCATTGAAGTATGGTGTGTTCACGTAGTTCTAGCAGTCCCCAGCTGAGTGAGTGGGAGAGTACCTGTGTGTTTCATAACAGCCATGATCCCCTTGATAGATGTTTGGATATTTTTTGGTGTgccctgtgcgtgtgtgtgtgtacaaatacATGTGTATATTCCTTTTAAAGAAGCTTTATCGAACATGTTCTGATTTTGAGGTTTAGCAATAGCTAGCTATATATGGTAGGTGCCGCTACAGTTTTTATTTAGCATGGGGATTGCAGAGTGACCAGCACACTGGACTCCGAGGTGATTCAGACAAGACAGGGGAGCAGTGGCCATCATCCTCCCGCCAGGGGCTTCTCCGTTCCTGCGCATATAGACTGTACATTATGAAGAATACCCAGGAAGACTGTGTGACTGTCACTTGCTGCTTTTTCTGCGCTTcagtaacaagtgttggcaaacgAGACTTTCTCCTGGCCCCTGCCTACTGGAGATCAGCATGCCTGTCCTTTCAATCTGATCCATCCATCTCTGTCTTGCCtgaggagaaagagagatgggCCAGGCAGAGAACAGAACTGGAGGCAGTTCATCTAGGGAATGGGACTGTGAGGCCATACTTGTGAAACGTTTGGACTGCTATTCTAGAGCTTTTATTTGGTGTGTTCGTTGCACAGCTGTTTGAAATGTTTAATAAAGCTTTATAAACTTTACTTTGTGGTTTTATGTGGCTGCAGTCCATTTGGGTCGTGGTGTTGGATTTCGGAgttggtggggggcagggggaagcATGGAGGGGCCGAGTCCTTGGCGCCAGAGTACCTTAGCCCGAAAATTTGATCTGCTTTCTGGAGAGCAgatggtggggatgggggagggggagcaggGGGCAGGACAGGCGGTGAACAGGAGGGAGTCTGAAAGTTTTCAGAGATGAGACATTTGCGTTTCTCAGCTCCCATGGCTTCTCGCCTGAAATTGTTTCCCTCCATAGGAGATTTGAGTAACCGATCCCTTGACAAACAACTTAAGACAGCTGGAGCTCTAATCATCAAGGATTTTTATGGTGCTGCTTTTGAAGTaaaaatagtgaaaccccttaTGGCATTTcaagtggaaaaataaataagattggCTGTCCAATCAGCCGGACGTAAGGTGATGGCTAGAAGTGCCGAGAGTGGTGTGGTTCCATGTTGTAGATAGGCACGTGCTCCCATGGCCATGACCTTTGAGGCAATGTAGGCTAGTTTGTCAGGTCCTGTGCTGGGTATTCACCTCTGAATCTCCTTCTAGAAAGCATAGTAGGAGTACTGCCTGTCCAAGCACAGGGCTATCGTGAGATTTTATTTAGTCACAGTCGTGAAGGGCTTTGGTAATTTCATAGAAGATCACCTGTTTTACCTAGGCTTTaaatttattgctataaaattgAGTATGGTTTTCTCCTGTTCACTTAAGTCTGCCCATTGttactttattcctttcttcattcaAAACTTGCCAAAGATTTGTCTATTTTAGAggtattttcaaaaaaccaaactTGTGTTGATCATATCTGCTGGGTAATTTTCTTATCTGATTCTTTTGTGCTTTTATCTCTGAattcttcttttctgtgtttctggATAGATTTCGTGGTTCTGCAAAGTCTTGACAAGCTGAGGAGTCATACCTGGAAAGGATGGTTTGTTCAACAAACACTGAGACCCTGTACTCGGCTTACTGGGGATTTCAGGGGCAAGACTCAGGCCTGACTCTCCAGGAGCTCATGAGTGTAGCCTAGTGGGAAGACTTAACAAAATAGACAACTGCAAATTccagaaacaaagcaaacaaacaaaaaaaggcttttGTGTCCCTTCTCTCCTGTGGCGACACCTGGATGATGAATGAAGCCAAGATTATTGCTTATTTTGCTCTCCctcagaaagcagctttctgttTCAGGTCAAGCCTGCTTAAGAGTCACAAACAGGCCTCCCTCTGAAAGATTTGTGGCCCTTTCCAGCAGGGAGCCTGCAGCCACCCCTTCCCAAAGTGACTGCCAAATCAGCATTCTGTCACCCCATAATGCTTCCTACCTTGCCAGGCCACCGCCCCCTCTTCCTGAACTGCcttttaggaaaatgaaaagtaGATACCTTTTCTGTAAAAGAGTAGGGGCAGCAGGCCTTAGAAAAACATACAATTCCATTGGTCACTATGGCTCCTGGTATGAAATGGTTGCCCACATGGTACCTAGTGACCACAAGACCCCACGAGGCCTAGGTCTGGGCTGCTTTAGGAACTGGTCCTTGCCCTGCTGTGGGCCCCAGTTTCCAGATAGGTAAAATGTGATCTTTGGAGCAGACAGTTTTTCTAGTCCTAATATCCTGGGAGTTCTTTCTCCCAAGATCTAGGATCTTCCTGGACCCATTTGAGGATGTTAGCTGGGCTCTGAGTAGGTGGCAGTGCACTTTCAGGATAGCATGTGCTTTATGCTTTAGTCAGTGTACCATGTGAGCCCAGGTACTTCCTCTGTCAGGAAACTTCCCTGGATTTCTTCTCCCTGGAGAGCTACTTGACTGGAGCATTTCACTCAGCCTTCTGTTGAGTGCTACTGCTAGTGTTAGGCAGACTTCCCCTTCTGTAGCGACTGAGTTCCTACAAGGCATGGCCCATGAGGGCTCCTCTTGTCTCCCAAGGGGGCCTGCATTGTCAGTCATTTGGCTGGTATTTGGCAGAATCCCATGCAGGAATAGGCCTTGGGACTATAGGGTCGACCATTCCTGCCATCCGGGAGCCCTCCAGGCTAATGGGAAAGGGCACAACATTGAGCAGATAATGCCAGCGATACGCAGCCATGGACTGTGTCAGCTGCTACAAGAGAGGGTCTAAGAGGGGACCCAATATGGGCCTGGAAGGATTAACTTTCAGGTGGAGCCCTGAAGAACAATATATAAAGGTTTGAGCAGTGAAGTAATAAATGAgatgttattactattattttaccATCTAATCAAGCATCTCTGCTTACAGATAAAGAGACTGGGATGAAAGTAAAATGAAGGACCACCACTATCTGGCTGCCCTAGAATCAGAACCCAAAAAGGCTTTTTGGGATAAAGAGGTCAGTCTATCTAAAGCTAGCGAATTGTTGGGAGATACTAAGGGAATCTAAGGCTGAAATGCTATTGGCAGATTTCAAAAGTCAGCCCTCAGAACTCTTCATTTCCATCCGACTGGGAACCATCACAAACAAGGATCTGATAGGAGGTGGGGAGTAACCCAGTCAGAACAGCCTCTGAGATGGGATTCTGTCAGCAAGAAACAGGACAGCATTTGAGTGGTGAAAGTAGCAGGGCATGGAGAAGGCTACTGGCTTCTCTAGATCACTGGGAATGGGGAGAAGTAGTCATAAGGAGTGAGTGTGAATGAGGCAGGGACACAGGAGAAAGGGTAGGCTGGGGAAAAGGAAGCAGTGAAAGATGATAAAAGGAAAGCCAACTCCTGTTGAATAGCTGCAGGAAAGGAGGCCAGAGAAGGGCTGTCACATGTGTCCATTCAGTGGGCAGAGCCAGAACCCTGTCTCCTAGCATCCAATGCAAAGCTCACTCCCCAGTGCACCAAATTGTGTGAAAGGGCCACTGTTCGGAAAAGAGGAATGACTGAAGAAGTGCTCTCCTTGATGGAAGATGGTCCTGCCTGGGGAGCTTGGCCTGTCTCAGCCCAACAACCCTCCCTCCCCAGTATCTTCCTGAAAGTCCCAGGAAGAATAGAGTTTGATCTGCCAGGCTTCAGGGGGAGAATGACGTATGATGAGAAAAACTTCTATTGTTAGGCAGGCTGGAGGTAAAAAAGAGAACCCGGCTAAGCAGCAACTGAAGGCTTCAGACAGAAGCCCTTGGTCTCCCTTTGGGATACTAGAAAAGGGGCTCAAAAGCTGGGCAGAGAGAGACTTGAAGGACTGAAGAATCTTGATGCAAGGCTTCAGGGAGCCCCAGCCCTTATGCCCTGCCTTTGTGACTGTACCTCACCTGTCGCATAGAGAACACACCACCACCACAGCATCTGCCCCAAGGCACAGTCTCCATAAATGTTATTTCCTCTGTTTTATGGCTCCCTGCCACTGGCCCTTACTAAGCTCCAGCCTGTTAGAGATGTGATCTGATCCCCCAGCTctcccactcattcattcatatgAGGAGCATTTGCCAGGCTCTTTTCCAAGCTCTGAGAAGCTGGCGCAGAATGACTATGCCCTCCTTGAGGAGCTCAGATCAGCAGGAGGGAGGACAGAGTCATTCTTGTGGGTAGATAATACCATGTCATTAGGGCTTTAGTGGTGTTAGGTAGAGATTATTTGGGAGACCATATCTCAGTACCTCTGTGTGAAGTCAATTATTTTTTACCTTCTCTGCAAAGGCATATCCTAAAAAGGAAAACACCAAGGTGTAGCTTGCTTTCTGGGAGACCAAAGTTCTCAGTTTGAGCCCCTACTTAGCCACCAGCTTGCCCAGCAACCCTCCATGCATTTCCCTCTCTTGGAGAGTAACCCCTGTCTGTCCATCCTCCTCCCAATGAGGAACCAGAGGAGGCATATGTTTGAGAGCGCTTTGTCAAATATCCCAAAGGGTCAGATATGACTCTTCTCCAGAGACTAATCTGGGTGGTTCTGGCCTCTCACTATTTTTCTGGGCAGCTTGTGTGGAGCATGTACTTGGACAGCTCAACACCTTTTCCAAAGCCAAACCCTCTGACAGCCTCCTGCCCCACACTGGTAGTGGTGAACCTCCaaggagggggcagggaggcaATTGCTAAGGCCCTGGGGCTGATTCCCATCCACTTTCCACGTGGCTTTGCTCTCTTTACTCTTCTCTAGGTCTCTGTTTCCCCATTTATAGGTCAAGGAGGGGGCTGGACGAAGAAGTCTTTAACATTTCCAAAGCTGTCTTCTGTGAAACATCAGTGACATTTATCTCCTTGTTATTTTAGTCTTAGAGATAGTGGTTGAAAGAAAGTGTATTAAGACAATCAAGTGTTTAATCAAAGGAtcttttgcattaaaaaataaacttgaaatctCTTGCGTGCAGAACTGTCAAGGATCTTAACTTAGAGCCAAAGAAGACATGGAAGTGTCTATGAGGCAGGAAAGGCAAACAAAGCCCTTCAGTAATTCCATATTGTTTATGGGCCCAATCCTTTGGCTTGGTCATCAAGGCCCTGCACAACCCTTGAAGATAAGGGGCTTAGTCTTTGTTCCTTGACCAAGCACAGAACCTACCTGACCAGCCTGGCATAGTACCTGCTGGTTGGCTGACCTGGTGGCTAGATGGATAGGTGGTTCAATCAATTGCTAAGAGTCCCTAAGTAATTGGGTGGCCCAGTCTTTCCTAGAAGGAAAGGAACTCAGTTTGCCTCCCAAATCTCTTGGCAACTCTGAAGTGACAGAGATTATctttcagcctccagactagTATTTTGAACAAAGATATGTGAGAAGAACCTTATAAAAGACTGCCCAGCCTGGCATCCTCACTGTGGCAACAGCCCACATGTGGTTTAAGAGTAGCCCCACCAGGTGGTAGACACCCTGTAAGATCTGGATGTCGGTGGACTCCTGAGTCACTTGTAAGCCAAGGGgcttccctcttcttccctccctctacCTTTCCCATACCCTAACTCTGCATATGGGACTTCCCCAGCTTTCCCGCTTTTATGAGTTCCTCCCCATAGGCCAACAGGCAGGTGAGCTTGCAGGAGTGCAGATCGTGAACCACTGTTTCACAGAGAATTGACCGAAGCTCTGCTGAGAGGTTTCTCGACTTGCCCAAGAGTTCACAGCTAGGGCAGGCTGCCTTTGATTCCTGAACTCTGATCACATCTTAGGTGGTCCTCTGTGTTGCTCATTTTCCCACTTCCATCGTCTCCTCCCCTCCTAGATCATGAGTGTCCTCTTTAGAGTAACAATCTGAGAACTCCTGCAGCCATGCCCTACTGCCACACACACCCATGTGAGCCCATCACCAAGATTTAAGCTCTTTGGTCCTATTCCCTCAGACTATTCTAGGGAAAAACCTGTCCTCAGTCCAACCCCCAGACTCCAGCTGCAATCCTGTGGGGTTTAGACTACTATTCACTGATGGGGTGGGCCATTTGGGGGGCTGCTTTTTGGTGGttggcttttggttttgtttgtttttacttactGGCCAAATAGGATCCAGTTCTTATTTCTACCCTCGGAGCCATTTTTATAAATGCCATATGGTTCCATTTTGTACTGACAGGAActggggaccacaggcacatagcACACACCACAGCTACTGTGACTAATAGCCCTGGCAGCTGTGCCCTCCTTACAGTCTGGGTGTGCAGTATGAGTGATGTCCAGAACCAGTAAGATTGGATTGGGCCTCCCGATCCCTGGttgtgatgacaccactgcacctCTAGTCCCGTCTCTCTGGTCCCTTGATCTTTCCTATATCCATCTCCTTCTTTTAATTCAGATCACTCTTGCAGGAGAGTTGCACCAGATGTCTCTCTGCTTTCAATCTTGTCTCTTTCAACCCATCAACCAAATGGCCACCATTGGCCATCTTTACTAGCTTAGGTCATGTTCTGTGGCTCTTGGCCTAACTTTGTCCATCCCTATTGCC includes the following:
- the BLCA gene encoding apoptosis inducing factor BLCAP, which produces MYCLQWLLPVLLIPKPLNPALWFSHSMFMGFYLLSFLLERKPCTICALVFLAALFLICYSCWGNCFLYHCSDSPLPESAHDPGVVGT